The following coding sequences are from one Triticum aestivum cultivar Chinese Spring chromosome 5A, IWGSC CS RefSeq v2.1, whole genome shotgun sequence window:
- the LOC123102791 gene encoding ATPase family AAA domain-containing protein FIGL1 isoform X2 yields MPIPPPPPARRTGGRRWMGCFGGCTPSSSAPTPRSSAGMRRRRRFSCYASSASSIPRPSPPTRALKPPSSRPSAPQPLPVSPLPPALAPPTRTAFELAKKNAGCVFPKQGDVSNEKMKCSKYFQAFHEKSKGNVADQQNSACEKFTIQGGPHIEESPAGIDNEKLSIGASKLMAQSKITSLYGNKFLKANSVSDKNMFKSEGNMSKEFACVENEIRTNKNDNTRPAYLGVEEDKKHCGPLQTSKRKHTGFRSPICEHADSLLNQDEADAPANGFVTARIKLAMDTVQKHGHNGHQGASVSPQCDNNLSTQNYGVRPSWNSRRGPRGNFVPPIRNNGGSACNAINSRGVAGKNDDSMEDSIKKCLEMLCGPDGELPEKLRNLEPRLIEHVSNEIMDKDPNVRWDDIAGLDHAKKCVTEMVIWPLLRPDIFRGCRSPGRGLLLFGPPGTGKTMIGKAIAGEAKATFFYISASSLTSKWIGEGEKLVRALFGVACCRQPAVIFVDEIDSLLSQRKSDGEHESSRRLKTQFLIEMEGFDSGNEQILLIGATNRPQELDEAARRRLTKRLYIPLPSSEARTWIIRNLLEKDGLFKLSEKETGVICKLTEGYSGSDMKNLVKDASMGPLREALQQGVEITKLNKEEVRPVMLKDFEAALQEVRPSVSTSELGIYEEWNMQFGSLSI; encoded by the exons ATGCCGATTCCTCCTCCTCCGCCAGCCAGACGAACTGGCGGAAGGAGGTGGATGGGCTGCTTCGGCGGATGCACTCCCTCCTCTTCGGCGCCGACGCCGCGCTCGAGCGCGGggatgcggcggcggcgcaggttCTCGTGCTACGCCTCCTCGGCTTCCTCGATTCCCAGACCCTCTCCGCCTACACGGGCCCTGAAGCCGCCTTCGTCGCGCCCATCCGCGCCGCAGCCTCTTCCTGTCTCGCCGCTGCCTCCCGCGTTGGCGCCTCCGACTCGGACCG CGTTTGAGCTCGCAAAAAAGAATGCTGGTTGTGTTTTTCCAAAGCAAGGCGACGTTAGCAATGAAAAGATGAAGTGTTCAAAGTATTTTCAGGCTTTTCATGAGAAATCCAAAGGAAATGTTGCTGATCAACAG AACTCAGCTTGCGAGAAGTTCACGATTCAAGGGGGTCCACATATTGAGGAAAGCCCAGCTGGCATAGACAATGAGAAGCTTAGCATTGGGGCTTCAAAATTGATGGCACAATCAAAAATAACATCATTGTACGGTAACAAGTTCTTGAAGGCAAATAGTGTGTCAGACAAGAATATGTTCAAATCAGAGGGGAACATGTCTAAAGAGTTTGCTTGTGTTGAGAATGAGATCAGAACAAATAAAAATGATAACACACGTCCTGCTTATCTGGGGGTTGAAGAGGATAAGAAACATTGTGGGCCATTGCAGACTTCAAAACGAAAGCATACAGGGTTCAGAAGTCCTATATGTGAACATGCGGATTCTCTATTAAACCAAGATGAAGCTGATGCTCCTGCCAATGGGTTTGTGACTGCTAGGATAAAGTTG GCGATGGACACTGTGCAAAAGCATGGgcataatggccaccaaggtgctTCTGTATCTCCGCAATGTGATAACAACCTTAGTACACAGAATTATGGTGTGAGGCCAAGCTGGAATTCTCGTCGTGGACCACGTGGTAATTTTGTCCCCCCTATCCGAAACAATGGTGGATCTGCTTGCAACGCAATCAACTCACGAGGAGTTGCTGGAAAAAATGATGATTCCATGGAAGATTCAATAAAAAAATG CTTAGAAATGCTTTGTGGCCCTGATGGTGAGCTTCCTGAGAAGTTGAGGAATTTGGAACCTCGCCTTATTGAGCATGTTAGTAACGAAATAATGGATAAAGACCCTAATGTTCGCTGGGATGACATAG CTGGTTTGGATCATGCAAAGAAGTGTGTGACAGAGATGGTTATTTGGCCCCTACTGCGTCCAGACATCTTTCGTGGTTGTCGGTCACCTGGAAGAGGACTACTACTATTTGGACCTCCT GGAACAGGCAAAACCATGATTGGAAAAGCAATTGCTGGTGAGGCTAAGGCAACATTTTTCTACATATCTGCAAGTTCACTCACGAGCAAATGG ATTGGCGAGGGCGAAAAGCTAGTCCGGGCACTATTTGGTGTAGCCTGTTGTCGTCAGCCTGCTGTCATATTTGTGGATGAGATTGATTCACTACTATCTCAG CGCAAATCAGATGGTGAACATGAATCAAGTAGGAGGTTAAAAACACAGTTTCTAATTGAGATGGAAGGTTTTGACAGTGGAAACGAGCAAATTTTACTTATAG GAGCAACAAACAGACCTCAAGAATTAGATGAAGCAGCACGCAGGCGACTGACAAAGCGTCTATACATCCCCCTTCCTTCATCAG AAGCACGTACTTGGATAATTCGCAATCTATTGGAAAAGGATGGCCTTTTCAAGCTCTCAGAGAAAGAAACAGGTGTCATCTGCAAGTTAACAGAAG GTTACTCGGGATCTGATATGAAAAATCTTGTGAAAGATGCCTCAATGGGGCCACTGAGAGAAGCTCTCCAACAGGGTGTTGAAATCACAAAGCTCAACAAGGAGGAAGTGCGTCCGGTGATGCTCAAG GACTTTGAGGCTGCTCTGCAGGAGGTCAGACCTTCTGTTTCCACAAGCGAATTGGGGATTTATGAAGAATGGAACATGCAGTTTGGCAGCCTATCAATCTAA
- the LOC123102791 gene encoding ATPase family AAA domain-containing protein FIGL1 isoform X1 codes for MPEQPHDADSSSSASQTNWRKEVDGLLRRMHSLLFGADAALERGDAAAAQVLVLRLLGFLDSQTLSAYTGPEAAFVAPIRAAASSCLAAASRVGASDSDRAAFELAKKNAGCVFPKQGDVSNEKMKCSKYFQAFHEKSKGNVADQQNSACEKFTIQGGPHIEESPAGIDNEKLSIGASKLMAQSKITSLYGNKFLKANSVSDKNMFKSEGNMSKEFACVENEIRTNKNDNTRPAYLGVEEDKKHCGPLQTSKRKHTGFRSPICEHADSLLNQDEADAPANGFVTARIKLAMDTVQKHGHNGHQGASVSPQCDNNLSTQNYGVRPSWNSRRGPRGNFVPPIRNNGGSACNAINSRGVAGKNDDSMEDSIKKCLEMLCGPDGELPEKLRNLEPRLIEHVSNEIMDKDPNVRWDDIAGLDHAKKCVTEMVIWPLLRPDIFRGCRSPGRGLLLFGPPGTGKTMIGKAIAGEAKATFFYISASSLTSKWIGEGEKLVRALFGVACCRQPAVIFVDEIDSLLSQRKSDGEHESSRRLKTQFLIEMEGFDSGNEQILLIGATNRPQELDEAARRRLTKRLYIPLPSSEARTWIIRNLLEKDGLFKLSEKETGVICKLTEGYSGSDMKNLVKDASMGPLREALQQGVEITKLNKEEVRPVMLKDFEAALQEVRPSVSTSELGIYEEWNMQFGSLSI; via the exons ATGCCGGAGCAACCCCACGATGCCGATTCCTCCTCCTCCGCCAGCCAGACGAACTGGCGGAAGGAGGTGGATGGGCTGCTTCGGCGGATGCACTCCCTCCTCTTCGGCGCCGACGCCGCGCTCGAGCGCGGggatgcggcggcggcgcaggttCTCGTGCTACGCCTCCTCGGCTTCCTCGATTCCCAGACCCTCTCCGCCTACACGGGCCCTGAAGCCGCCTTCGTCGCGCCCATCCGCGCCGCAGCCTCTTCCTGTCTCGCCGCTGCCTCCCGCGTTGGCGCCTCCGACTCGGACCG TGCAGCGTTTGAGCTCGCAAAAAAGAATGCTGGTTGTGTTTTTCCAAAGCAAGGCGACGTTAGCAATGAAAAGATGAAGTGTTCAAAGTATTTTCAGGCTTTTCATGAGAAATCCAAAGGAAATGTTGCTGATCAACAG AACTCAGCTTGCGAGAAGTTCACGATTCAAGGGGGTCCACATATTGAGGAAAGCCCAGCTGGCATAGACAATGAGAAGCTTAGCATTGGGGCTTCAAAATTGATGGCACAATCAAAAATAACATCATTGTACGGTAACAAGTTCTTGAAGGCAAATAGTGTGTCAGACAAGAATATGTTCAAATCAGAGGGGAACATGTCTAAAGAGTTTGCTTGTGTTGAGAATGAGATCAGAACAAATAAAAATGATAACACACGTCCTGCTTATCTGGGGGTTGAAGAGGATAAGAAACATTGTGGGCCATTGCAGACTTCAAAACGAAAGCATACAGGGTTCAGAAGTCCTATATGTGAACATGCGGATTCTCTATTAAACCAAGATGAAGCTGATGCTCCTGCCAATGGGTTTGTGACTGCTAGGATAAAGTTG GCGATGGACACTGTGCAAAAGCATGGgcataatggccaccaaggtgctTCTGTATCTCCGCAATGTGATAACAACCTTAGTACACAGAATTATGGTGTGAGGCCAAGCTGGAATTCTCGTCGTGGACCACGTGGTAATTTTGTCCCCCCTATCCGAAACAATGGTGGATCTGCTTGCAACGCAATCAACTCACGAGGAGTTGCTGGAAAAAATGATGATTCCATGGAAGATTCAATAAAAAAATG CTTAGAAATGCTTTGTGGCCCTGATGGTGAGCTTCCTGAGAAGTTGAGGAATTTGGAACCTCGCCTTATTGAGCATGTTAGTAACGAAATAATGGATAAAGACCCTAATGTTCGCTGGGATGACATAG CTGGTTTGGATCATGCAAAGAAGTGTGTGACAGAGATGGTTATTTGGCCCCTACTGCGTCCAGACATCTTTCGTGGTTGTCGGTCACCTGGAAGAGGACTACTACTATTTGGACCTCCT GGAACAGGCAAAACCATGATTGGAAAAGCAATTGCTGGTGAGGCTAAGGCAACATTTTTCTACATATCTGCAAGTTCACTCACGAGCAAATGG ATTGGCGAGGGCGAAAAGCTAGTCCGGGCACTATTTGGTGTAGCCTGTTGTCGTCAGCCTGCTGTCATATTTGTGGATGAGATTGATTCACTACTATCTCAG CGCAAATCAGATGGTGAACATGAATCAAGTAGGAGGTTAAAAACACAGTTTCTAATTGAGATGGAAGGTTTTGACAGTGGAAACGAGCAAATTTTACTTATAG GAGCAACAAACAGACCTCAAGAATTAGATGAAGCAGCACGCAGGCGACTGACAAAGCGTCTATACATCCCCCTTCCTTCATCAG AAGCACGTACTTGGATAATTCGCAATCTATTGGAAAAGGATGGCCTTTTCAAGCTCTCAGAGAAAGAAACAGGTGTCATCTGCAAGTTAACAGAAG GTTACTCGGGATCTGATATGAAAAATCTTGTGAAAGATGCCTCAATGGGGCCACTGAGAGAAGCTCTCCAACAGGGTGTTGAAATCACAAAGCTCAACAAGGAGGAAGTGCGTCCGGTGATGCTCAAG GACTTTGAGGCTGCTCTGCAGGAGGTCAGACCTTCTGTTTCCACAAGCGAATTGGGGATTTATGAAGAATGGAACATGCAGTTTGGCAGCCTATCAATCTAA